In the Nitrospiria bacterium genome, GCGGAAACCTCGATCACCGCGTTCAGCTCCGGCGTTCCGACGAGCTGGGAGAATTGGCCGGTGCCTTCAACGCCATGACGGAGCGGCTGCGAAACATGCTCCGGGCGAAGGAGCAGCTGCTGCTGGACGTGAGCCATGAATTGCGTTCTCCGTTGACGCGGATGAAGGTCGCGTTGGAATCCCTGTCCGAAGGTTCCGCGAAGAAAAGCATACGGGAGGACGTGGAAGAAATGGAGAAGATGGTGACCGAGGTTCTCATGACGGCCCGTTCGCACTTCACCCACGGCCAGCTCAATCTCCAGCCGGTCAATCTGATTGACCTTATCAGGGGGGTGGCCTCGGTCTTCGAGGGCCGTCTCCCCCGCATTCGGATGGGCGACATGCCGGACCGCGTTGAGCTGAATTTGGACGCCGCCCGGGTTAAAACGATGCTGAAAAATGTGTTGGATAATGCCGTGAAATACTCGTTCAACTCCAGTCGACCCGTGGAAATTTCGATGGAGCGCCGCGGAGCCTATTGGACGATCCATATACGGGATAATGGCGTCGGAATTCCGGAAGATGAGCTCCCGTACATCTTTGAGCCCTTTTACCGCGTCGATAAATCACGTTCCAAAGACACCGGGGGGTATGGATTGGGGCTGAGCCTGTGCAAGACCGTGATGGAGGCACACCAGGGAAAGATCGAGGTGGAGAGCGCCCCGGACCGGGGCACCACCGTTTCCCTGTTCTTCCCCGTCAACAATCATACGGGGTCTTAGGCTTACTGGGGGAAAGGAGCGTAAATCAGTGGAGCGAATCATCATGGTCCGAGATCCATTCGGGATGGGAAACTTTAGGAGCCCGGCCCCCGCTTATCTGGTCTTGATCAGCACGGCAAGAGAACTGACGTGCGAAGATTTGTTGGAGCTTATCGAGACAACAGGAAATTACGGTGCGAAGGTGCATATCGCTCTTGAATCATGGCAAATCGTGGTCGAGGTAGCCGCAGCCTGCCATCAACGGGTTCGGGAGGCGATCTGGCACTTGGGCCATTACTGCGTTAGTTTCTTGGAAAAGATCGATCGGATACCCACATTTTTGGTCGCGGAAGATGGAAATAATGGAAAGGCGTCGAGCGCTGTCCTGAACGACAATGAAAGGAGAGGACTTCGATGGGTGCAAGAGTCGGATTCTCGGCTGAACGTATGAAAGTGACCCATGACCCTTTTGAAAATGGGTTCCGTGGCGCCTTGATCTGCTCGCGATGCGGAGGATTCATGGTGGTGGAATCTTGTTACGATTTCAATGTTCTACGGTGTGTGCAGTGCGGAGACCTTGTGGATCCGGTTATTCTCAGAAACCGTCAACACGGCTCGCCCGAAATGCGAAAGATGAACGGGCTGAGCCAGCCCAGGAAGGCCGCTTAGGAGTTCGATGAAAAACGACGTCCTGAGATGGAAACCTTCCGCTGCGTTGCTCAGACGCTGGTGAATCGGGCCGTCGGCGATTTGCCTGCTTTAGGGCGCGGTACCGCTGGCCAATTGTGTCGGCGAGGGCACCGAGCTCCGCGGTCCACTGCAGTGGCACCAAGAATCCGGCGCAGCGTCTATGCGGAACAGGCCCAGGCGTCTGACCCGGTCCAGGTCGACAGCACCATCGTTCAAGTGGGGCCGCCTGGCCCTTCCAGAAGCCCTCGTTGAAATCAAAGTGACGGCTCAGGTTGAGAGGCCTGAAGCCGATTCTACCGAGTCATCCAGTGAGCTCGATGGCCGGAGGGGTGGCGGTGGCCGACGGGGTCGGGACGGCGGGTTCCCTCCCTTTTAACGGACATGACTATGACCGGCCTCTTAAACTGATCAAGGCAGGTAACGGCGGTTTTAGGTCGTTCATACCGGAGGGTGGGAATCGGATACTGATCGGGGGGCCGCTTTCTTTTCAATCCGTGATATTGAAAAAAATCAGAAGAAATGAAGGCCGGTGAGAACAGCCTCTGATGTTCTCAATGCATAGGAGGAAATCAAAATGTCAAATCCAACCGGGACAAATGGTTTTCGGTTATTTCGGATGCTCGTCCTCGGGGGCCTGATGGTCGGGGGGGTCGGTCTGGTAACCGTTGTTCGTGCCGATTCAGACCCGGGTCCAAGGGCCATGACGGGTCGCCACTGTGATGGGCACCGCGGAGGCATGCGCGACATGGTCGGTCACGCACTGCACGGGTTGATTCGGTCCCAGAAGGAACTCGGTTTGTCGGCGGAGCAGGTATCGAGGATCAAGGCCATCGCGCTCGGGCACGAGAAGGATCGCATCCGGGAAAAAGCGGACATGAAGCTGGCCGAGGTGGATGTCCGGGCGGACGTCTTCAACGAGAAGGTTGAACTGCCGACCATTGAGGAGGCTTTGAAGAAGTCCGAAAGCGCCCGTACGGCCTTGCGTCTCGAGGGCGTGAAGGCCCTGCGTTCGGCGTCAGCGGTTCTGACGCCGGACCAGCGTGAGAAATGGCGGGAGGGGATGGGGTCGAGACACGAAGCGGGGGTCGGGCGAAGGGGGTACGGCCACGGACCCATGGCGAACCCTCAAGATCGGCCCGAAAAAGAAGGCTGATTGTCGAGAAGGGGTGGGAAC is a window encoding:
- a CDS encoding HAMP domain-containing sensor histidine kinase — its product is MGNNWITMIFHSIFTKLLLVLIVAGICINLSVTSFIRHEHATNEPAMRNSIINHLNYIVKDLGDPPDPERAREIAREALIQIRYQSPDLNWSTSETLSLSPQMKLRPSRKRPNVLIGEDRGRHIFVMEDRGGRFIFELGHEFNWTAVNVEAVGRLIALLTAILAGTYILIRRILNPVKALTEGVRAVSRGNLDHRVQLRRSDELGELAGAFNAMTERLRNMLRAKEQLLLDVSHELRSPLTRMKVALESLSEGSAKKSIREDVEEMEKMVTEVLMTARSHFTHGQLNLQPVNLIDLIRGVASVFEGRLPRIRMGDMPDRVELNLDAARVKTMLKNVLDNAVKYSFNSSRPVEISMERRGAYWTIHIRDNGVGIPEDELPYIFEPFYRVDKSRSKDTGGYGLGLSLCKTVMEAHQGKIEVESAPDRGTTVSLFFPVNNHTGS
- a CDS encoding periplasmic heavy metal sensor, whose translation is MTGRHCDGHRGGMRDMVGHALHGLIRSQKELGLSAEQVSRIKAIALGHEKDRIREKADMKLAEVDVRADVFNEKVELPTIEEALKKSESARTALRLEGVKALRSASAVLTPDQREKWREGMGSRHEAGVGRRGYGHGPMANPQDRPEKEG